GATCTCCAGAGTGTTCTAATCCCTTATTCCCTGGACATTTACGTCCGCCTACGCCTCCCAGGGTACCTTGAGCCCGAGTTTCTCGGCGACCTCGATGAGCTTGTCCCGGGTGCCGGCGGGCAGGGGGATCCCGTGCTCGATGCGCTCCCGGTGGACGACTTCCTCCGGCTCGCCTGGCACGAAGAGTTCATCGACCCCGTCGACGCGCGGAAGGCCCTTCATGGCCGAGACGAGTTCATCAATCTGCCTGCGATACATGTCCGGATCGGTGAACGCCGCGATATCGATGGCGCCGATGAAGCTGTTCTGCGCGCCGGGCCGGGCGCCGGGACCGGAGATGGCGGCCGTCAACAGCGGATTGCCGACCATCAGGCTCGACAGGCACTCGAAGATGAGGGCCAGTCCATAACCCTTGTATCCGGCCGCGGGCTGCAGGAACCGGGCCTCGCGTGGATCCGTCGTCGGATGTCCGTCTCCGTCCAGCGCCCAGGTGTCGGGGATGGACTCGCCCCGGTCCACGGCCACGTCCAGCTTGCCGAAGGCGGCCACGCTCGTGGCCATGTCCAGGGATATGGTACGGCCGTCGCTGCCCGGCACGGCGATGGCGATCGGACTGTTGTGGACCCCCGGCGCCCGCGCGCCCGGAGGGGCCATGTTCGGGGGGTTGCAGACGGAAGCGATGCCGGCCATGTTCTCCCGGGCGGCCATCTGGGCGTAGTAAGCCATGGCGCCCTGGTGGGTCGTGTTGCGGATCAGCACCCATCCGATACCCGCCCCGCGGGCCTTCTCGATGGCCTGCTCCATGGCGTAGGTCGTCACTACCGGTCCGAATGCGCAATCGGCCTCGATGAGCATCGTAGCGGGCGTCTCCCGTTCGATCCGGATGTCCGGCCGGGGATTGTAGTGTCCGGCTTCCACCGATTGGACATATCCAATTACCCGTTGGACGCCGTGGGAGTCCACTCCGCGCAGGTTCGCCCATACCAACACTTCGGCTTCGATGGCCGCGTCTGATGGCGTCAGGCCGACCTTTTCGAAGACCGACGCCGTGAAAGCCCGCAGTTTCTTCCCATCCACGCGGATCTCCGCCATGAGACTCCTTTCCGATCCGTGTCGCTGCAACCATATGAGCATGATCAGACTGGCGTAAGATAGATGGGCGAATCGCGCCACGCCAGAGGTTACTTCCTCCCTGGAGATCCAGGCGATCGGAATCCGCAGCGGCGTCAAATCAAGACGCGGGCAACCGGGGCGTCCTGGCCCTATCTTCGTCGTTGACAAAGCCCACGATGGTCGGTAAAGTTCCCATGCATTCGGCGCGCAGCGAAATTCGTCAGATACGCCATTATCATGATCCTGATCCAGATACTGCGGATATACCTGGTCCTCATCATCGTCCGCGCGGTCATGTCCTGGTTCAATCCGGACCCGGCCTCGCCGCTCGTGCGTCTGCTGACGTGGCTTACGGAGCCGGTCCTGTTGCCCTTCAGGCGGATCATTCCGCCCATTCCCGTGCCGAAGACGAACGTTCGGATCGACCTGGCCCCGGTCTTCGTGCTGTTGATCGGCGGTTGGCTGTTAACCAGGCTGCGTTACTGACCATGACGGAGACTAACCGCCCATGATCGTCGTGGGACTAGAGACTTCATCCACGATCGCCGGGATCGCCGTGATCCGGGACCGCCAGATGATGGCCGAAGCGTCACAGGAGTTGGGCGGCGTGCACGCTGAAAAGCTGCCCGGGATGCTGGAACGTATTCTGGCCGACCTGGACGTGCAGTGGTCGGATGTGGAAGGATTCGCGATCTCGATCGGACCCGGCTCGTATACCGGGCTGCGGGTGGGATTGAGCCTGGTCAAGGGACTTGCCTACGTGACGAAGCGGCCGGTCGCCGCGGTGCCCACGCTCGATGCCATCGCCTTCCAGGTGCCCTGCTGCAGGTACCCGGTCCACGTGGTGACCGATGCCCGCAGGGGCCAGGTCTACGAAGCCCGCTACGATACGTCCGGCGGCTGGCCCGAGCGGCAGTCCGATTTCCGGGTGGGGCCGCTCGAAGACGTGTTGGCATCCATCGAGGACAAGGTAATGCTCGTCGGCAGCGGCGTTGACGCGTACAGACCGGACATCGTCGCCATACTAGGTGAACAGGCCTGCTTCCCGCCCGCGGGCACGGGACGGCTGTCGGCTTCCTCGACCGCGTATCTCGGCCTGGACCGCCTCAAACGGGGCGATCAGTCCGACCTGAACGCGCTCGAACCGCTGTACCTTCGAAAAACCGACTTCGCCAGGCAGCCGCCATCCCGGCTCGAACGGACGCCGCCTTACGAATCTTCCTCTGCCGCGCCTGGCCCGACCGGCCGGGCCGAAACCTCGTCTGAATGACCCATGACCGAGGCGATCCCCTTCGTCATAGGTAAAATGGGCCGTTCACACGTGCCCCAGGTCCTGGAAATCGAGCGGGCGTGCTATCCGGCGCCCTGGTCGGAATCTGCCTTTCACCATGAAATAACGTCTGGGACTTCCGTTACACTGGTCGCGATGGACGGGGAGTCGGTCGCCGGCTACCTGGTCGGGTGGATCGCTGCCGACCAGGTGCACGTCGCCAACATTGCCGTGGCAGCCGGGTATCGGCGCCGAGGAGTCGGTACCGGGATGATGCTTCGGCTTCTCGAGGAGGCGGTCCGACGGGAGTGCGCTTCCTCCAGCCTGGAAGTGCGCGAGTCGAACCTGGCGGCCCGATCGATGTACAGCCGGTTGGGATACCACGCGGTAACCCTGAGGAAGTCCTACTATTCGAGTCCTGCCGAGGACGCAGTGGTTATGGTGAAGGACCTGGAAGCATAAGGCTGGGCTTCGGCGCTATCGAAAAGCATTGACACCACCCGTCACCAGTTTCTCCAGCACTGCAGACGCGGATCGTCCGATCTGTTCCGTGGAAGCGTGGTCGCGGAAGACGCGGCTGCCGCCCTCGGCGATCCTGCGCAGCAGTTCTCGGTCCCCGTGCAGCCGGCGGATGGCGCCGGCGAGCGCTTCCGGCTCTCCGCGCCTGCACAGTATGGCGCTTTCCCCGTCGGCAAGCAGTTCTCTGATGGCTGGTGAGTCCGCCGTGATGACCGCCTTGCCCGCTGAGAGAGCCACGAACACCTTGCCCGGGATCACGCGGACCGCTTTGTCCGACGTGCCGAAAATCCCGAGACATACGCCCCATCCCTGCAGGAACCGGTGCAACTGCTCGTAGGGTATCCAGTCCGTGAAGCGTACGTTCTCCAGGTTCAGTCTCCGCGCAGTTGCGTGTATTTCGTCCGTCAGCTGACCCGACCCGACGAAGTGAAATTCGATATCCGGTACGTCCTTCAGGCGGTTCGCTGCTTCCAGCATTATCGGCAAGCCGTGAAGCGGAATGAACTTGCCGATGAACAGGACCCTGAAGGGGGCGTCCCTGGGATTCGTGTCCTCCGAGGGCGGGCCTTCAGCGGGCGGGTCCTCCGGCGGCGCGTCTGCGTATGTATCCGGTTCGCTCACACCCTCTCCATTCACACCCTCCAACGCGTCCAATTCCACGGCGCCGACGAATACCCGGGCAAACCGCTTCCGAGGCAGGTTGAATTCCTGCACGAAGTAGTCTATGTGGGCTTCCGTGTCGAGCAGCACGAGGTCCGCCTTCGCGCAGGCCTGCCGGTCCAGCCAGCGAAGAAAGCGGCTCCTGAGCGTGCCTTCCGCAATGGACCGGCGGTCATCGACGAGGGTATCGTAAAGGGAGATCAGCGGACTGAAGACGAGGGGCCGGCGCGGAAACCGGGTGAGCAGCCAGGCCAGCGGCATGTCGAAATGGCCGATGTATCCGACCAGCATGATCTCGTAACGGCCGACCGTGAAGACATACTTGAGCAACAGCCGGAGGCAGGCCAGCTTCAGCTCGACCGCGCGCAGGACAAGCGAGAACGGGCCCAGATAGCGGCCG
The sequence above is drawn from the Gemmatimonadota bacterium genome and encodes:
- a CDS encoding Ldh family oxidoreductase: MARFAHLSYASLIMLIWLQRHGSERSLMAEIRVDGKKLRAFTASVFEKVGLTPSDAAIEAEVLVWANLRGVDSHGVQRVIGYVQSVEAGHYNPRPDIRIERETPATMLIEADCAFGPVVTTYAMEQAIEKARGAGIGWVLIRNTTHQGAMAYYAQMAARENMAGIASVCNPPNMAPPGARAPGVHNSPIAIAVPGSDGRTISLDMATSVAAFGKLDVAVDRGESIPDTWALDGDGHPTTDPREARFLQPAAGYKGYGLALIFECLSSLMVGNPLLTAAISGPGARPGAQNSFIGAIDIAAFTDPDMYRRQIDELVSAMKGLPRVDGVDELFVPGEPEEVVHRERIEHGIPLPAGTRDKLIEVAEKLGLKVPWEA
- a CDS encoding YggT family protein; this translates as MILIQILRIYLVLIIVRAVMSWFNPDPASPLVRLLTWLTEPVLLPFRRIIPPIPVPKTNVRIDLAPVFVLLIGGWLLTRLRY
- the tsaB gene encoding tRNA (adenosine(37)-N6)-threonylcarbamoyltransferase complex dimerization subunit type 1 TsaB — translated: MIVVGLETSSTIAGIAVIRDRQMMAEASQELGGVHAEKLPGMLERILADLDVQWSDVEGFAISIGPGSYTGLRVGLSLVKGLAYVTKRPVAAVPTLDAIAFQVPCCRYPVHVVTDARRGQVYEARYDTSGGWPERQSDFRVGPLEDVLASIEDKVMLVGSGVDAYRPDIVAILGEQACFPPAGTGRLSASSTAYLGLDRLKRGDQSDLNALEPLYLRKTDFARQPPSRLERTPPYESSSAAPGPTGRAETSSE
- the rimI gene encoding ribosomal-protein-alanine N-acetyltransferase — encoded protein: MTEAIPFVIGKMGRSHVPQVLEIERACYPAPWSESAFHHEITSGTSVTLVAMDGESVAGYLVGWIAADQVHVANIAVAAGYRRRGVGTGMMLRLLEEAVRRECASSSLEVRESNLAARSMYSRLGYHAVTLRKSYYSSPAEDAVVMVKDLEA
- a CDS encoding glycosyltransferase family 4 protein; amino-acid sequence: MPSGNGWGEVMTPTPRGRVCFFGTYERDYPRNRTLAEGLKRTGWQVLECHVPLWEKERDKTGRYLGPFSLVLRAVELKLACLRLLLKYVFTVGRYEIMLVGYIGHFDMPLAWLLTRFPRRPLVFSPLISLYDTLVDDRRSIAEGTLRSRFLRWLDRQACAKADLVLLDTEAHIDYFVQEFNLPRKRFARVFVGAVELDALEGVNGEGVSEPDTYADAPPEDPPAEGPPSEDTNPRDAPFRVLFIGKFIPLHGLPIMLEAANRLKDVPDIEFHFVGSGQLTDEIHATARRLNLENVRFTDWIPYEQLHRFLQGWGVCLGIFGTSDKAVRVIPGKVFVALSAGKAVITADSPAIRELLADGESAILCRRGEPEALAGAIRRLHGDRELLRRIAEGGSRVFRDHASTEQIGRSASAVLEKLVTGGVNAFR